GAGGGGAAATGATGGCTAAACGCATAAGTAATCGAATTGCCCGCCGTACGCTCGGAATGACGCACTGGCACAGTAATACACGAATCATGACGCGCTCAGGTGCATTAGTGCAGGTTCACGCATCTCGTCGGCAGGCCAGGCGTAATATCCGCGAATGCGAAATATTAAACGCATGGACTGGACTCATTGAAAGCGCCAGGGAGGGGAAATGATGGACATTCAGAATTTAATCAAGCACGAAATTGGCGATTTTTTTGCGGGATTCGGTGGGCTGGGTGAGCCGGATATTTATAACGGTGATGCACAGCGCGAACTGACACGGCGAATTTTGCCTATCGTTGCAGAGCTACAGCAGCGAGTCGAGAAAGCCGAGACGACGCTGACAGAGCTGGCGCAGCAGGAGCCGGTTGCAGTACCTGACCACATCACGTATGTGAAAAATTTAGACATGGGCCTGGGGTGGGCTAATGATGACAACTCGCCGATATCCCACACTGCGAGAATTCTAGCGACTGAACTAAAATTCTGGCGCAGCAAGCCGCTATTCACCCGCCCCGCGCCGCCAGCGCCGTTTGTTGTGAGGTTGTCGGAACACGGGTTTATGTCCAACGGCAATCCAGGCTGGGAATGTAATGATGTGCGTGCGGCAATCAAAGCAGCTGGCGGAGAGGTGGCAGAATGAAAATGACCAATGAGAAACGACAGGCGCTGATTAAACAGCTACAGGGTTATATCGATAACATAGATGATGGGTATGATGTTTTTGTTCCGCAAAGTGAATTCAGGCATATTGCAAAAATCGCCCTGGCTGCGTTAACCGCTGAGCCGGTGAAGGTGCCGGATGATAATCTGGCACGACAGACGTTTGAGAAGCACGTCAGAACCCATTATCAGTATCCAATGCTGGAACGTCACCCAGAAGGAGATGATCTGAGGGCTGGTGAATACAGAGAGATAGATCGGCAAAGGGAATGGGAAGGCTGGCTTTTGTCGTGGAGCGCCTGCCGCGCTGAAGTGCTGAGGCTAAATAAAGCGCGGTCATAACGGATAGTGATATTTAAAATTCAGTTTAGATATGCGGCCAGTGTTAAAATGCTGGCCGGTCGTGAGGTGAATAATGCAGATAACTCTGACTGAATGGGCGGATAACCATTACACAACTCCGCCTAATATAAATACCCTGCGGCGCTGGGCGCGAAACGGTAATTTTTATCCACCACCGGAAAAACACGGGAGACAATATTATATAGACCCGAATGCAATTTACGTAAAACCCAATGATTTAATGCTGGGAATGAAAATAAAAAAATCTCAAAGCGATTTACCAGCAAAAAATGACTTTATGAGAAAAGTGATTCGTGACACGGAAAAGAAAGTACGACGCCAATCTGCCTAAAAATCTGACGTACAGAAAGCAACGGAATGCTTTCTATTGGCGCAATCCGGTTACCGGGAAAGAAATTTCTCTAGGAAATTTAGCTCGTAGAGATGCGATTGCTCAGGCGATAGAGGCAAATCATTACATTGAGCAAAATTACTCCCCTGTCGCATTACTGGAAAAAATAAAAAATGAGAAGGATATAATTCTCTGCGAGTGGATAGAGAAATATGATGATTTATTGAACCGGCGAAATCTTGCAAATAACACGTATAAAATACGAAGAAATCAGCTAAAGACTATCAATGAAAAAATGGGACATTTGGCTCTGAAAGAAATTACGACGCGTCACATAGCTGAGTTCCTGGAAGAGTGGATTATTGCAGATAAAAAAACTATGGCTGGCGGTCTACGTTCAACGCTATCTGACATGTTCCGCGAAGCTGTTGTGGCGGGCCATATAGTAAGCAACCCTGTTACCCCCACAAGGGCCCCTAAAATCACAGTGCAGCGTTCGCGGTTAATCAATTTTGCACAATACCAGACTATACGTGCAGCAGCTATACAGCAGCCCCGCTGGTTTGTGTTAGCTATGGATTTAGCTCTGGTAACCGGCCAGCGCCGGGAGGATATTGTTAACATGCGATTCAGTGATATCCGTGAAAATCATTTGTACGTTGAACAGGGAAAAACGGGGGAGCGGATAGCGATCCCGCTGGCGTTGAAACTGAAACAGGCTGGCTTAACGCTAAGCGAAATCATTGAACGCTGCCGCACTATCAGGAAATCTGATTTTCTAATCAGCACCGGCATTCGAAAGAACAGCCCGGACGGTGCGATGCATCCTGATAATTTAACGAAGCGGTTTGCTGATGCTCGCAAAGAGGCTGGTATTGTATCGGACACTCCACCTACGTTTCATGAAATCCGAAGCCTGGCCGGGCGCATGTACGAAGCTGAATATGGTAAGGCGTTTGCTCAGCAGTTGCTGGGGCATAAATCGGAGAAAATGACGGCTAAATATCTTGATTTACGCGATGACAGTTTTACTTTAATAACGCCACCGGAGAAAAAGACCGGATATTGAAATTCGGACATATTTCGGACATTTTCGGACGGGTGGCGCATAACATATTGATTTTAAAAGAAAACAAAAAAAGACCGAATACGAATCCTATATTCGGTCCAGGGAAATGGCTCTTGTGAGAGCCGTGCGCTAAAAGTTGGCATTGATGCAGGCGATGTCGCCTTGCCTTATAAAGCATAGAACAGGCGCACGTTTTTTCCAGCCGGATGTAGCGAGCGGCAAAGAAGAATTGAACTCTGTGATGCTAACGGCAGAACTTAGCCAGGGCGCTGTCTTTTAGCGCCACCTTTGACTACAGAGAAGCGGCGCGGAACAACCGCGCCAAAACAGATCGCTACGGAGGTTAGTTGCAGAGTTTTTCCGCCCGATCGAGGATAGGTTGCAGGCTGGCTTTTTCACCCGGACGCTGCGGATCGTCATTTTGAATCACTGCAATGGACTGCACCTGGGCCTGTCCTGCCGCCACCTTTTGCTCCGCTTTTTCATTCAGAGGATATTGCATCAGCGTGCTGGGATTAATAGCAAACAGCGCATGATCTTTGGTACAGGTGAGCATCACTTCTTCACGGTTAAACGGCCACTTATCTTTACCGATCTCAAAGCGGCTCACCGTGATCACCTCCGAAGCCGCCAGTGCGCTGCTACAACATCCCAGCGCCAGTGCCAGTCCAATAATTTTCTTCATTGCGTTACCTTATTGTCTTACTTGCGCCTGGCTTTCCAGGCCTTATTTATTCGGGTTGGAGCGTTGCAAACAGGCTAACGATGACTACCACCGCAACAGCAAGCCATAGCTCAAACTGTGTTGCATGAACAAATCTCCGCTGTGCCTCACCGCCCGACTGTCGAAAACGGGGCACCAGATAATAGCGATTAAACAACGCGGTGCAGACCATTATGCCTACCAGCCCAATTTTCAGCAGCAGCCACTGTCGGTATGGATTATCGATCGGTAGCGGCCAGCCGACAATAAAAGCGGTATTGATAATGCCGCTGATTAGCGTCAGCGCCACGGCCAGGTGTCCATAACGGGAGAAACGCATCATGGTGCATATCGCTTCGCTGCGCCACGCAGGCTGTTGTGCATCGCGCATCAGCCACAACAGTGGCAACAGGCCACCAGCCCAGAAAGCCGCACCGGTTAAATGCACCGCGTGGTTAATTCGCTGTACTACGCCGGGCCAGCCGTCCTGCATGGCGGCATGCCCCACCAGCGCCAGTGTACAAAGCTGAATCAGGCCGCAAAGCAGCAGCAAACGCTGACGCGTAGCGCCCCGTCCCGCCAGAGACAGACACGCCAGCAGCGCAAACAGCAGCTGCAGCTGCCAGGCCTGACCAAAACCGGTACTCAGCACGGCTCGCCAGATACTTAGCTGAAAAACATTATGCCAGTCGCCGCTCATCAACCCGGTCTGTGCCGCCAGTATAGCCAGCGCGCTAAGCAAAGAGAGCAGCGCACAGCCGCTCAGCAACGGCATGAAGCGCTGACCAGGCAGCGGTCGATAGCGACGCGGCGCCAGCAGCACGCTGTAAGAGGCGCTGCCCACCAGCAGCATCAGCGCACCAAAATGGAGCGCACGACAGAATATATAGACAGATTCCAGCGTCATGACTATTTCACGCTGAAAGTGTAGCTTCCTTTGGTTTTATGACCGTCGACTGACAGCACGTGCCAGTTAACCTGGTAGCTGCCGCCAGCAAGCGGTTTTTCCAGCGGGACGATCAGCTGATTATGCTGTTTTGGTGCGCATTCCACCTCTGCGGTTGGCATGGTTTGCTGGTCAGCGCCGATAATCTCAACATGGCTGAATGCCGGCTCGATATCTTCTGAAAAAGTCAGCGTTAGCGCCTGTGGAGAGGCCTCAACATTCGCGTTGGCGGCAGGATATTGCGATTTAAGATGGGCATGGGCCAGCACCGCTGGAGAAAAAGCGACTGCCAGTACCAGCACGGCAGCACCGGTTAAAGCAGAGAAGCGGGTTTTCAACATGATTTCATCCTGTAAACTATCGTGGTTGTCCGCAACGAGGCCGCAGCATACCCCGCGTACAGAAGCGTGTCGAGGCAATAACGGCGATCCTGACAGGCCGCGTCGCACTTACACAAAGGAGTAAAAAATGACTAACAATCTGGCAACACTTCCACAGGAAGAGAAAGATAAAGTGAACGTAGATCTGGCTGCCGCTGGCGTTGCCTTTAAAGAACGTTACAATATGCCGGTGGTAGCGGAGCTCGTTGAGCGGGAACAGCCGGAAGCCCTGCGCGACTGGTTTCGCCAGCGTCTGATGCATCACCGACAAACCTCGCTAAATCTCTCCCGCCTGCCGTGGGAACCAAAAAGTAAATAAAGTGCGCCGCTGCGCTAAGAGGCTTTATGCTACGCGTTATTGATACCGAAACCTGCGGCTTACAGGGCGGTATCGTTGAAATCGCCTCCGTTGACGTAATTGACGGGCAAATTGTTAATCCCATGAGCGATTTGGTTTGCCCGGATCGTCCCATCAGCCGTCAGGCGATGGCAGTACATCGTATCACCGAAGCGATGGTAGCCAATAAGCCGCCGATCGAGGCGCTAATCCATCGCTATCACGGCAGCCCTTACTACGTGGCGCACAATGCCAGCTTCGATCGTCGTATGCTGCCGGAGATGCATGGCGAGTGGATATGCACCATGAAACTGGCGCGCAAGCTCTGGCCGGGATTGACCTACAGCAATCAGGCGCTGCGCGAGCACTTACGGCTGGAGGTAACACCACCGGCCGATCTGCATGCCCATCGGGCACTGTATGACTGCTACGTGACCGCTGCCCTGCTGATTCGCATTATGGAAACCTCCGGCTGGGATGCGGCGCGTATGGCTGCCGCGCTACCGGTTTCGCAGGCCGGGAGCACCGAGGTCATGCCGTTCGGGAAGTATCGCGGACAGGCGATCGCTGACGTTGCCAAACGCGATCCCGGATACCTGCGCTGGATGCTGAAAACCATACCGGATCTGAAACCTGCCCTGCGCGATGCACTGCAAAAGCAGGTTCACCAGGCGCAGGATTAGTAGCCGCTACCGCTGTGCAGCGTACCCTGCGCCAGGCCGATAATAAAAGCGAACTCCAGCGAAACGCCTTCATAGGATTTAAAGCGCCCCGATTTCCCGCCGTGTCCGGAATCCATATCGGTACAGAGCAGCAGCAGGTTCTCA
The sequence above is a segment of the Mixta intestinalis genome. Coding sequences within it:
- a CDS encoding excisionase; this translates as MQITLTEWADNHYTTPPNINTLRRWARNGNFYPPPEKHGRQYYIDPNAIYVKPNDLMLGMKIKKSQSDLPAKNDFMRKVIRDTEKKVRRQSA
- a CDS encoding tyrosine-type recombinase/integrase, whose product is MTRKRKYDANLPKNLTYRKQRNAFYWRNPVTGKEISLGNLARRDAIAQAIEANHYIEQNYSPVALLEKIKNEKDIILCEWIEKYDDLLNRRNLANNTYKIRRNQLKTINEKMGHLALKEITTRHIAEFLEEWIIADKKTMAGGLRSTLSDMFREAVVAGHIVSNPVTPTRAPKITVQRSRLINFAQYQTIRAAAIQQPRWFVLAMDLALVTGQRREDIVNMRFSDIRENHLYVEQGKTGERIAIPLALKLKQAGLTLSEIIERCRTIRKSDFLISTGIRKNSPDGAMHPDNLTKRFADARKEAGIVSDTPPTFHEIRSLAGRMYEAEYGKAFAQQLLGHKSEKMTAKYLDLRDDSFTLITPPEKKTGY
- a CDS encoding YebY family protein yields the protein MKKIIGLALALGCCSSALAASEVITVSRFEIGKDKWPFNREEVMLTCTKDHALFAINPSTLMQYPLNEKAEQKVAAGQAQVQSIAVIQNDDPQRPGEKASLQPILDRAEKLCN
- the copD gene encoding copper homeostasis membrane protein CopD; this translates as MTLESVYIFCRALHFGALMLLVGSASYSVLLAPRRYRPLPGQRFMPLLSGCALLSLLSALAILAAQTGLMSGDWHNVFQLSIWRAVLSTGFGQAWQLQLLFALLACLSLAGRGATRQRLLLLCGLIQLCTLALVGHAAMQDGWPGVVQRINHAVHLTGAAFWAGGLLPLLWLMRDAQQPAWRSEAICTMMRFSRYGHLAVALTLISGIINTAFIVGWPLPIDNPYRQWLLLKIGLVGIMVCTALFNRYYLVPRFRQSGGEAQRRFVHATQFELWLAVAVVVIVSLFATLQPE
- the yobA gene encoding CopC domain-containing protein YobA, translated to MLKTRFSALTGAAVLVLAVAFSPAVLAHAHLKSQYPAANANVEASPQALTLTFSEDIEPAFSHVEIIGADQQTMPTAEVECAPKQHNQLIVPLEKPLAGGSYQVNWHVLSVDGHKTKGSYTFSVK
- a CDS encoding DNA polymerase III subunit theta, giving the protein MTNNLATLPQEEKDKVNVDLAAAGVAFKERYNMPVVAELVEREQPEALRDWFRQRLMHHRQTSLNLSRLPWEPKSK
- the exoX gene encoding exodeoxyribonuclease X; protein product: MLRVIDTETCGLQGGIVEIASVDVIDGQIVNPMSDLVCPDRPISRQAMAVHRITEAMVANKPPIEALIHRYHGSPYYVAHNASFDRRMLPEMHGEWICTMKLARKLWPGLTYSNQALREHLRLEVTPPADLHAHRALYDCYVTAALLIRIMETSGWDAARMAAALPVSQAGSTEVMPFGKYRGQAIADVAKRDPGYLRWMLKTIPDLKPALRDALQKQVHQAQD